The following coding sequences are from one Gallus gallus isolate bGalGal1 chromosome 37 unlocalized genomic scaffold, bGalGal1.mat.broiler.GRCg7b 37_unloc1, whole genome shotgun sequence window:
- the LOC121108756 gene encoding coiled-coil domain-containing protein 81-like has product MSSGMAGANKEQPAGTRRNRMSFCEDGPAARRASIPTCTDTEGTRLHSHHRSAAAANPGTQTTLSICHLTPAWQREGCREAAGAECDLLFLCPPERVAVWDAVAAYVQEHLLVQKGVWIPTFGSFDTISRDIRTEDGTVTLRWPVFHLSGNLIAVHHLKPRRESLPAHRKLEPLKSSEVAAAASVTWQTAQACIQSTVSLLSGCLKNGENVAVVFKDIGVLHIDGLTFHMKFYYDFLEKLSGKEKFRKALLKAPWLLDMVVSRAAPVASLALSGCLVVFPKFQMEFVPKPPPGISRRSSGGIPAEGKPKEEEALPPLAQGKKVRFAGKPTFIKRLSSDSLDGGKLRRIRSLLRKESSTSSLLPAIPGVPEDQKQPLTCQLQGQAETDSQEDLGRAPGTKHVSFREEEREAEKAHRVAAVLKLPKANESFSNDSRPSSRAQSSPSQASQGTPSRLPLLACDSVRLLRRRAKKSRQKEPEEMEASTSQAEASQPQESSADRAGFLPPINEETQSPQRQPPNSKAPPRRKGTHYPR; this is encoded by the exons atgagctccggcATGGCTGGCGCCAACAAGGAGCAACCCGCTGGCACGAGGCGGAACAGGATGAGCTTCTGCGAGGATGGCCCCGCAGCGAGGCGTGCCTCCATACCCACCTGCACCGACACCGAAGGTACACggctccacagccaccacaggagcgctgctgcagccaatCCTGGCACGCAGACGACACTTTCCATCTGCCACCTCACTCCCGCCTGGCAGCGGGAGGGCTGCCGGGAAGCGGCAGGTGCAGAGTgtgacctgcttttcctttgccctccagagcgagttgccgtctgggatgcggtggccgcCTACGTACAagagcacctcctggtgcagaag GGGGTCTGGATTCCCACCTTCGGAtcctttgacaccatctccaGAGACATCAGGACTGAGGACGGGACCGTGACTCTGCGGTGGCCCGTCTTTCACTTGTCTGGAAACCTCATAGCCGTGCACCACCTCAAGCCCCGCAGGGAGTCCCTGCCAG cccataggAAGCTGGAGCCGCTCAAGAGCAGCGAGGTGGCCgcagctgcctctgtgacctggcagacAGCGCAGGCTtgcatccaaagcaccgtgtccctgctctctggctgcctgAAGAATGGGGAGAACGTTGCCGTTGTCTTCAAGGACATTGGAGTGCTCCACATCGATGGACTGACCTTCCACATGAAATTCTATTACGACTTCCTTGAGAAGCTGTCAGGGAAAGAGAAGTTCAGGAAAGCTCTTCTCAAG gccccctggctgctggacatgGTGGTGTCCCGAGCGGCACCGGTGGCCTCCCTGGCACTCTCTGGCTGCCTCGTCGTCTTTCCCAA GTTTCAAATGGAGTTTGTCCCCAAACCACCACCTGGGATATCCCGCAGGTCCTCAGGAGGCATCCCTGCGGAGGGGAAAccaaaggaagaggaggctttgccacctctcgcccagggcaagaaag TGAGATTTGCTGGCAAGCCAACCTTCATCAAACGCTTGAGCTCGGACAGTCTAGATGGAGGAAAACTCCGAAGGATAAGGAGCTTACTGCGCAAGGAGAGCTCTACttccag TCTGCTGCCAGCCATCCCTGGAGTGCCTGAAGACCAAAAGCAGCCGctgacctgccagctgcagggccaggcagaaACAGACAGCCAAGAAGACCTGGGCCGAGCCCCGGGAACCAAACACGTGAGCTTCCGTGAGGAAGAACGGGAAGCGGAAAAAGCCCATCGTGTGGCTGCGGTGCTGAAGTTGCCCAAAGCCAACGAATCTTTCAGCAACGATTCCAGACCTTCCTCAAGGGCTCAGTCCAGCCCGTCGCAGGCATCGCAAGGCACTCCATCCCGGCTTCCACTTCTGGCATGCGACTCAGTCAGACTTCTGAGGCGCAGGGCTaagaagagcaggcagaaagaacCTGAGGAGATGGAAGCATCAACATCTCAGGCTGAGGCCAGCCAGCCGCAGGAGTCctctgctgacagagctggattTCTGCCACCGATAAACGAAGAAACACAGTCTCCTCAGCGTCAGCCTCCAAACAGCAAAGCCCCACCGCGCAGGAAGGGCACACACTACCCACGCTGA